The stretch of DNA TTATATaggtgaatttatttattttgtttacatATTTACAGCTTATTCCATAAGTAGCTTGGGTGCTAATGTTCTCTGTGAACGTCAGGGATCAGGTAGGGCGACGGTAGCAGTGTTGGGGCGACTAAACATAGCTGAGGTGTGGAGGGGAGTTAAGCCGGGGCTAAATTTAGGCGTTAAGAAAGTGGGAACGCCGATAGCGCAGCCGACCCAGCGACAGCGAGTAGAGGTGAACGTGGATTAGCTCGCGCTGGAATGACAGTCTCAATGCGTTTCACTGTTTTTTCAGAGGTTCCACACTGTCACTTCCAGCACCCCCACTACAGGTAACCCCACCCAGAACAACGATGTCGCCATCCACCCTGTGATCCCTCTCGCACTGCCCGTCTCTCTACCCTCTTATACCCCTGCACCCCTGACCCCACTGCTCCTGGACCACAGCTTTAACCCCGCCCACTGAGCAGTCCGCGGGCCTCtctcctcaacacacacacatgcacacgctcatAAACATGTTGCCAAGGTAACGTCCCGGAGGGTTCACCTGAGTTCCAGGTGCCACGGACATCACTGCGGGCGTGTCGTGTTGGACATGGAAAGGATGGAGAAATATCTCCCTGGTTTctataatgtttttttttcttgttcttcaTGAAGTTgcgaagaaaaaacaaaaaaaaacctcatccAGTGTAAAACTGAGATGAGTAATTTtcgaagaaaaaaataaactatatatatattcccGGTCTGTTGCTATAGTAACGGCTGTAGCATCCCCGTTTGAAGCAGAACTGTGGGAGAAGAGTTCGCGTGGCGGGTCAACACCCCCATTTGCCAATCAGGTTGTTGGCTGGGATTTTGTGACCCGGTGATTGTCTGTTTCTGCTCAACATGTTCCGTTTGATGTCGGGTTCTGGGCATGGCCAGTGAGGGCCTGGTGGCCTGGTGGCATGAGAGCTGCTGGCGTGTGGACATGCTGGAGAGGGCCGTGTGCTCTTGGATCTGCTTTCACTCGTTTCCTGTCTGCGCTGTTAAAAATGCAACTGTCCAGCATTTCTCTGTGGGAAAACAGCCCTTTGATGACTTTCTGccttaacccccccctcccccccacctcctctccgtGGTGTGACCTCACCTGACCTGCACCAAGCATGAGCACCAGAATCACAGCTCCTGAACTCCACATTACGAGCTGCTACTACACACACTTGCTGCACTGCCAGCACTGTGAAAATCTGCCTCATCTCAGCACACGAGTGCAGCACAATTAGTGGGACGAGCTTCATGTATCGGACACCGTCGGAACCCATTCGGAGCCCTCAAGAGAACGGGCCGCAAATGAATGAAGAATAGATGCGTCCCCACTGCTGATTTCTATCACCACAACCAACATGAAGAGACAACTTTCAGAAACATCTCGAACCATTAAGGGGACACTTGACGACTATCGTTTCTGAGCACGACATAGTCGGCATGTTACATTTGGCTTTGCAGGAGTAGCAGGAGAAAATCAGCAGCGTTTTTGTTTAGGCTCCAGCTTAGTGGACATCTTCTGACGCCAGCCTGGCTTTTTATATTGGGGTTGCTGCCGCGTGTGTACGGAAGTGTGTGTAGATGCGGCGCTGGAGCCAGCGGTGGTGTGATCTCGATGTGACTGACCTCACAAAGACCTAATTCAGACACAGCATGGGGACATCAAAAGGCTGAGTTTAACCACCTCTTATTGGGGTTTTTACCTGAGACCTTGGTGGCCGGAGGCTCCCGTCCCTCCTGGGTTGTGTTGGCTGCACTCAAGGTTTCCAACATTCCCTTTAACGTGTTTTACTGGTTAGATCGGAGTCTCCTGAGGTCGGCTTCGGGACATTTGTGTTGGAACATATTCTGGTTGGAGCCAACGTGAACGAGGTCGACGCCTCGTGATCTGAATGGGATGGAACGCGACAGTAAGGGTGTAATTGGAAGCAGCCATTGATGCCATTTCCTACCGAAGTGGCTGCTTCCCAAAGGTGTTTGATTTTGTCCTCTCGGTGATtcagagaaaacacaataagcctaattttaaagtGCCTGGCTCAATTTGTGACACTGCTGGAAACGTCGTAATGAACCGTGAGGCGATAAAACGTTGGGGCAATGTTCCCGGCAACGTTTGGGACGCTTCGCGCCGCTCCACAGTTGTTTCATAGTAATAGTTGCTGATTAATGCGCGTTGTTATTGGCTGCAATGTTTTATGCAGATATTCATTTGGTGACTCTAAAACCATCATGTCAgtcaggtttaaaaaaaaaccaacatatgCAACACAATTATCAGTAAACCAAGCAGCTTTTTTCAGCTGGGATGTTCCGGGTCGTTTCCGATGTTGGCTCCCCTTTAATAAAGGTGAAGGGTGTAAACACCACGACGCCCCGTCGGGCGCTGCCGTATGCTCATTCTGATGTAACGGAATTCATTTGGTTTTTAACATATCTGAGGCCGTCCCACAGCGCTCACCCAGAAGTGGCGCTTCAAGATGGGCGAGGACGTTAAAAGGGCAATTCTTGTTTCCCCGACCACCCGAGCCTCAGTGTTGGGAAGCCTCGGTGTTTAAAACCGAGGCTTCGTGCCTGTGTGACTCTTCAGAGTGCTGTCGTGCTTGCTTTAACGCTTGAATGTTAACGTCTAATTTGTGTCTGATTACATGAAACAACAGTGGCTCCATTcatcacagtcacacacacacaagctcactCACCAGTGGATGTGCACACCGAAGGGTTGTCGTTTATTCCTCCTCTTTGCTGCCCCGTCGACTCGTTTCTTCACCGTTCGTTGGTTTCACCGCTAactctttgctttttttttttttttcctttctccttcCTCGTCCTGACCTCATGCTGGCTGGATCCTAACGAACAGTGGAGAGAGGTGGGAGTCAGACTAATTCcctctttctgtgttttccagagtCTGACAGAAAGAAACGACATGTAGTATCGTAGTTACCGAACACGGGTGTGAGAACCAAAGTCAAAAAGCCCGACGTGTTCCATCAGTATGTCAGACTCGGGGGAACATGATTAGTATTCACTGCAACTTTGCTAtgcacctcctctcctgccaaAACTTAAGTCTCCTTTTGTCCTCCTTCCAGCTGCTAccccttggaaaaaaaaatcaggtacGCTCCAACACACTCCTGGGTTTGGGTCCTAGAACCACTCTTCAGTCGCTTCATTCCAGGTTTAATTTCTCCCGTAGAATTCGAATCCGCCCAAGttacagagaagaagaggacagTCTATCAGATGGCTTTGAGTAAGAGCGCTCATGTTTGTCAGTGATGTATCCccaacctcctcccctcttcctcacccacctcCATCCAGTGTGTCCCTTTCCACGCGCCCTTTTCTCTGTATTGTTGAAGCCTcattttttctgtctcattgctgtctgtctccttctctcctgtctctttctgcctctttttttcctctcagataAACTAGATGAAATTCTTGCAGCAGCTCAACAGACAATCAGCACTAATGAGGCGCCGGGGACACGGGGACAGGGGCCAAAAAGAGACAGGGGGCGAAGCTTCTACGGCAATGAGGTGTGTTTCTGAGGcgtgttgcttcttttttttctgtgtctgaGGTGTGTAATATACTTTTAAACGATATTAAAGCTTGTCGCGCTGCAGACACACTCAGAAATACTCATTTTGAACAGGGTACGCTTTTGAAACCCCACCTCATTTCCCCTTTCTCATGCCAGGAAGgtaaaaaaaggtcaaatatttGCCTTCACACACTTGATTGAAGGCTTGTGCAGCATGAAGCACAGTCGCTGGAGTCGGAGTGGTTCTCTTTCAGTGATTATTTGACTGTAAATCTGCAGGAAGCTTATTGATACACGAGAATTTGAGTCCATGCAAACGAGGCTGCGCCCGTCTGTCCTGTCGCTCATGGTCTTTTCTCCCTTTCAGCCGAGCTTCGGGGATCAGGCTGGGATGGGGGTGATGCCTTCAGGGCTGGGCGTCAGCTATGACCGTGGCCAGTACACCTCTGGTCACGGTCCACCGCACGGTATGCAGCGGCAGAAATCCATCGGTGAGGCTGTCTGTTTATCCTGTCTGCCCGTCCCtgcgcctgtctgtctgtcctccggAGCGGTCGAGGCGTCCACTGTGCTGACCTGTTTGTCTGTGGCCAACACTGTCTTGTGTGTGACCAATCTGTGGACACTCTCTCCCTGTACTGTTTATGTCACAAGCTCTTCTGCTAGTTAATGTGTGAGGATAAAAATAAGATACTTAATATGTATTCTCACAAGTGTTTGTTACGCCCGGTAATCTGAAGGATTATTGTTTGTATCTGTAGCTCCCAGAATTCCCTATTGAATTTTAATGTGCTCTCTGATGACCAGCGAAACAAATGCTAATGAGGTGCTATTTGTTTGTGGTAAAAGCACCACCGGAACCTTTAACTGACGCGGAATTGAGGACAGACCTTTTGGCGGGTGGATGGCTGGCAGGTTTAGACAGACACTCTCAGATAAAGGTTTCCTTTATCTAACGGTTCCCCTAATCTGGCTCGTTTCCCCCCTAAAAACATTCAAACGTCTCATGACTCCGGTAAAACATCTctcatttgtatttttgtgaCTTGTGAATGTCGCGCTACAGGGGTacctgaggaggagaagcagttCCTGCATCCTCCGGCCGTGAAGTTTGCTCGCAGTCTGTCGGTGCCCGGCCCAGATgacatcccccctcctcccaccacgGCTCCGCCTGATCCGCCGTTCTCGTCTGCGCCCCCACTCGGCTGGAGAAGCAAGTCACCTCAACAGTCCTCCGTCTCCGTGTCCCAATCTACTTCCACCTCTGCGCATTACCAACCCTACTCCCAGCCGATGCACTTTACCCACGGGGGCAGGGAGAGGATTGGTGGTTCCGGAACTACTCCCAGTGGTGGAGGGGTGGACCACACCACCTCTTATGCCCACGCAGCCTCCCATGCTGCTCAGAGTAGGACTGCTTCGCGGAAGGTTGCCTATGCCGGGGAGCCTGTGGGCACCAGCGGAGGGGCAAAGGCAGCAGCGCTAAGGAGAGGCTACAGCACCGGTGTCCCCGCGTCTAGTATTGCCACTGTAATGCCCCAGCAGCAACAGACGGCCCAGAGCCAGCCCCAGAGAACGGAACGTGCAGCCGGAGCAGGCGGACCAAAAGGAGGCGCGCGGAGAGGCAAAGGTCCGTTGGTGAAGCAATCCAAGGTAGAGGACCTACGCGTGGGTCAGGGTACACTGGGCGACAAAGGCTCGGTGGAAAAGAGTTCCATACCCATACCCACCATTATTGTTAAGGCCCcttccaccagcagcagtggACGGAGCAGCCAGGGCAGCAGCGTAGAGGCAGATGTTCCAACAACTGGGGATGCTGACGAAACCAAAACGCCGCACAGCCCTCCGTCCACTCCTGCTGCGCAACCCCCCGCGCCACCTTCCATCCCAGCACCGCCGCCTCCATCCTTACCTTCCATTCGAACGCAGGATAACCTGGACTACACCAGCCAGTTTGGGGCAGCCATTGTTGGTGCGGCTCGAAGGGATAGGGAAAGGTTTCACGAAGCCCGTCGAAAGAGCGCCTCCTTGTTCATGTCTGCCGAGGAGGACGTGAGCCTCAGTGACGGGATCGGAGGAGGATCCAGGAcgcaggtgctgcagcagcagattagcGCGCAGGCCGATAATTCAACACGGCTCCGTCCGTCCAAGTCCATCGACGAGGGCATGTTCTCCGGGGAGACTTTTATCCATCATACCCGCAGTATGCCTCCAGCCTTTGGACTACCCGAGTACTCCTCCCCTGCTCTGGATTACCAGCCTAAATCGGTGCCTACTGACCTGTAcacagcagcaggcaggcagccgGTTCCCTCTTCTTCCACCACCTTTATTCACCCTCTGACAGGAAAGGCTCTCGACCCAACGTCGCCCCTCGGGCTGGCCCTGGCTGCCAGAGAGCGTGCTCTAAGGGACGACGGCAGGCTAAGGAGGGGAGCAGAGCACCACTTCAGCCGCCAGATGTCGAGCGCGGCGTTTCCCTCCTCGGCTTCCACCTCTCAGCCTGTGTCGGTGTCTGCAGCTCAGTCGTCCATCTCCTCCTACCTGGTCACATCGTCGTCTCTAGCTGCCACCACGCCTACCGTCGGCCGCCCGCCCTCGCCCAGAATCCTCCGAGGACTCGGGAACGTGTGGAGTGAGGAAAGTGGTGGAGGGGAAAGAGAGCGGGAAGGAGGTGCCGCGCGCGAGGGGTTGAGGGTTCGCTTCTCCGAAGACAAGACGGTCCACACGCACCATTACCAGTCCCAGCCGTATCAGGCGACCTAcaaggagagggagcgagagaggtcCAGGGAAAGAGAGCGGGAGCTGTCCAGAGAACGGGACAAGGAGGGTTACATGAGCAGAGTGGAGCAGACGGCCAGTGACAGCCTGTCCCAGCGGGGAGCCCAAACTCAACCGCCTCAGAGACCCTCATTTCTTAGAATGGAAAGTCAATCCGAGGCCTACATTCTGTCCCtcacccccccttctcctccagctaCGAGCACCCAGCAGACGGCTAATACCGGGACCGGCCTGATGGTTCTTCCTCCCCCCGCGCCCTCGGTCGACGCAGACGACGAGTTTGTCTACGCCgacccccttcctcctcctttagaGTTTGCTAACAGTTTTGACAAGGGGCTGGGAAGAATATCGGGGTACTcgcagcagaggattctggCCAATAGTCTCGCCTCTCACCAACATCaggtgccgccgccgccgccgccgcctccgccACCTCCCCAAAAAGAACCGTTTGCCAGTGGGTTTCCCGCTCATACGTCGCTGCCCTCCCCACAGGCGGGGGACTCCACCGCCTCCAGCCTTACATCCTATGACAGCGAGGTAGCAAATCTAACTCAGTCGGTTCACTCGCCCTCTCAGACATCGCCcaaccccccgccccctccctcgCCCTCTACTTTGCAGCCTAACACGATAGCGGCTGCTCCGCCTCCCCCGTCCGTCTCTCCACCGCCGCCTCCTGGAACATATCATCGGCCCTTTTCCATGTCGCACCCTCACCACCTTTACAACAGCTCCCACCCTTCTGGACGCTCTTCCCCCACACCTCCTCTACACACTGTTGCTCTTCCACCAGCCTACCGTGGTCCACCAGTGCCCTCTTCCACTGCTGCCGCCTCGGCTCCCCTGCGGAGCGCCGCCTCACACGCCACGACCGCTAGCTGTGCTGCTACGACCGCCACTGCTGCCGCCACAACAAGCACCTCCACTCAGCTCTATCAGGAGCGAACACACGCCACACATGCATCTTCCACCTCCATCATGGGCGCTCGCAGGACAGGCGAGCACCACCGTCCACCCGCCGCCAAAAAGGGCGAATCCCAGGAGACGGTGGTGGATTCGGGGATCGAAGAGCTGgacagccgcagcagcagcgaccaccACCTGGACAGCATCCTGGCTCTGAGCGGGGCCGGTGTTCGGGGAGACAGGCTGGACCGAGGGCGgctggggggaggaggtgggacggGAGAGTCCGAGAGGGGAGGGGACTTTCTGGAGTCGTACATGAGCTACTTCGATGGACAGACTTTTGAGATGCAGAATGCCACAGCGGTCGCCTCCACTTACCCGAAAGCCAACAGGTTCAGGGACGGGGGTCGCACCGGCGACCTCCAGAGACAGACGAGCACGGCGCCGGCTTCCTTCCACTCCAACAGACAAcgggaagagcaggaagaagaggaggccgaAGAAGGAGTGGCCGAGGACCGAAGCGGCCAAGACAGTTATGGCGGCAGAGACATGCAAAATCTGGGTCGGCCCATGTCGCCGTACTTTGACCGACCGCGTACTCCGGAGATGAAACCTCTCTGGGGCGAGGGGCAGATGTCTAATGACGGGGGGCAGCCTGGGACGGGGTTGGAGGGAAAGAAGATTTACCATTCTCCGTCCAGTATGAAGCCCAGTATCATAAATGAGCTGAGCaacaagctgcagcagaggagcaaagaGAGCTGGAGCCAGAGACCCCTGAGCAGACACAGGTACCCTCGTTGTTGTTGTGATgcacgttgttgttgttgacgttTATGGCCACTTCCATCCCTGCCCGCGTGTTCTGCCTAATAGAAAAGTAGAATTTGATTGACGC from Takifugu flavidus isolate HTHZ2018 chromosome 18, ASM371156v2, whole genome shotgun sequence encodes:
- the shank1 gene encoding LOW QUALITY PROTEIN: SH3 and multiple ankyrin repeat domains protein 1 (The sequence of the model RefSeq protein was modified relative to this genomic sequence to represent the inferred CDS: inserted 1 base in 1 codon); translated protein: MTMPFSPLSSDEEQQRMLGNSRHLYPGAEEEEEEEEEEEEEMEEDEHDEDQEEENGELEGEEEDDEEELVEEVRRGGLARGAHRQSGKVAGRAAGDRQMKPGNPGHATNPYTTNPGGIHPPPANHMQQQQRRLKERSSSSAPGEDAHISMMVFRIGIPDIKQTKCLRFNPDATVWKAKQQVLCSLTESLRDVLNYGLFQPATDGHDAKFLEEERLLKEYPQSFEKGVPYLEFRYKTRVYKQTNLDEKQLAKLHTKASLKKFMDYIQTSAVDKMVKFMDKGLDPNFQDSDTGETPLSLAVQCEPSGGEAIRVLVEGGAHIDFRSKDGLTPVHKAVRGHRHTALLALLSLGASPDYKDRRGLTPLYHTVLTGGETSCCETLLYHHAKLGIRDENGWDETHQACQHGNSQHLEHLLFYGADSASQNASGNTALHICALYNKESCARILLYRGAKKETKNNNGQTPFQVAVMSGHFELGEIIKNHRDTDVVPFVESPKYAPQRRESGRTLVVPHPHPFLRANSDSSMNLPDWMAVPNAPGTNIVSVQGFKHTGTLRSSSSPRGARTRSPSRGRIGDKEDRSRQSRRQGPAAAAATAVQTAGQRRRLYSAVPGRVFVATRSHSAQGEREISFNKGDRVKVLSVGEGGYWEGTVRGRTGWFPSDCVEEVMHRSQDSRSESRGERAKRLFRHYTVGSYDSFDAPSDYIIKEKTVLLQKKDSEGFGFVLRGAKAQTPIEEFTPTPAFPALQYLESVDEGGVAWRAGLRMGDFLIEVNGQNVVKVGHRQVVNMIRQGGNSLMVKVVMVTRNPDMDDGSRKKIPQQSKRLSTPAIALRSKSMTSELEEMAATPWKKKSEFESAQVTEKKRTVYQMALNKLDEILAAAQQTISTNEAPGTRGQGPKRDRGRSFYGNEPSFGDQAGMGVMPSGLGVSYDRGQYTSGHGPPHGMQRQKSIGVPEEEKQFLHPPAVKFARSLSVPGPDDIPPPPTTAPPDPPFSSAPPLGWRSKSPQQSSVSVSQSTSTSAHYQPYSQPMHFTHGGRERIGGSGTTPSGGGVDHTTSYAHAASHAAQSRTASRKVAYAGEPVGTSGGAKAAALRRGYSTGVPASSIATVMPQQQQTAQSQPQRTERAAGAGGPKGGARRGKGPLVKQSKVEDLRVGQGTLGDKGSVEKSSIPIPTIIVKAPSTSSSGRSSQGSSVEADVPTTGDADETKTPHSPPSTPAAQPPAPPSIPAPPPPSLPSIRTQDNLDYTSQFGAAIVGAARRDRERFHEARRKSASLFMSAEEDVSLSDGIGGGSRTQVLQQQISAQADNSTRLRPSKSIDEGMFSGETFIHHTRSMPPAFGLPEYSSPALDYQPKSVPTDLYTAAGRQPVPSSSTTFIHPLTGKALDPTSPLGLALAARERALRDDGRLRRGAEHHFSRQMSSAAFPSSASTSQPVSVSAAQSSISSYLVTSSSLAATTPTVGRPPSPRILRGLGNVWSEESGGGEREREGGAAREGLRVRFSEDKTVHTHHYQSQPYQATYKERERERSRERERELSRERDKEGYMSRVEQTASDSLSQRGAQTQPPQRPSFLRMESQSEAYILSLTPPSPPATSTQQTANTGTGLMVLPPPAPSVDADDEFVYADPLPPPLEFANSFDKGLGRISGYSQQRILANSLASHQHQVPPPPPPPPPPPQKEPFASGFPAHTSLPSPQAGDSTASSLTSYDSEVANLTQSVHSPSQTSPNPPPPPSPSTLQPNTIAAAPPPPSVSPPPPPGTYHRPFSMSHPHHLYNSSHPSGRSSPTPPLHTVALPPAYRGPPVPSSTAAASAPLRSAASHATTASCAATTATAAATTSTSTQLYQERTHATHASSTSIMGARRTGEHHRPPAAKKGESQETVVDSGIEELDSRSSSDHHLDSILALSGAGVRGDRLDRGRLGGGGGTGESERGGDFLESYMSYFDGQTFEMQNATAVASTYPKANRFRDGGRTGDLQRQTSTAPASFHSNRQREEQEEEEAEEGVAEDRSGQDSYGGRDMQNLGRPMSPYFDRPRTPEMKPLWGEGQMSNDGGQPGTGLEGKKIYHSPSSMKPSIINELSNKLQQRSKESWSQRPLSRHRFSEDSASALSPPSARSLSPSPISLSQPTLSPSPTPASQYPSWGRSPSPQPTAPAPTTRSRSPLSPTTYSPYPTSPKHRPVFRTKALEFQFIPSRESRKTDAHALQRRRAPXPLISPERPKLGPPRPSSLPLLPTTPLYSALYDLRGSITPPSPGNPLGDPYFSPSPPLFAPSGAPPPPNSTLVVSRSLSPTHFLSGTSSPPLHPLPPPPCLSYPHLPPPSPTKPFASKPLPYWTKYDVADWLGYLNLGEHRERFLDNEIDGTHLPSLTKDDYLDLGVTRVGHRMNIERALRSVIDRLSSSPFPISVLSPREGQTERRMDDGSRS